One genomic region from Microcella humidisoli encodes:
- the phoU gene encoding phosphate signaling complex protein PhoU, whose product MREVFQQELREVRERLVEIAGLVADSIDNATRAFNESNVSLAETVIADDAKIDAAAAELDELAINILARQQPVARDLRVVVSALRISASLERMGDMSEHIAQLARYRFPDKVVPKSLRGTFKEMGALDVEIARKLVELLETEDVAIAEHIRNEDDKIDALHLSVFDKVLGETWKGEAIDTVDATLASRYHERFADHAVSISKKVQYLATGDWVPVD is encoded by the coding sequence ATGCGCGAAGTGTTCCAGCAGGAGCTGCGAGAGGTGCGGGAGCGCCTCGTGGAGATCGCCGGCCTCGTGGCCGACTCGATCGACAACGCGACCCGCGCCTTCAACGAGTCGAACGTCTCGCTCGCCGAGACCGTCATCGCCGACGACGCGAAGATCGATGCCGCGGCCGCCGAGCTCGACGAGCTCGCGATCAACATCCTCGCCCGCCAGCAGCCCGTCGCCCGCGACCTGCGCGTCGTCGTGAGCGCTCTGCGCATCAGCGCCTCGCTCGAGCGCATGGGCGACATGTCCGAGCACATCGCGCAGCTCGCCCGCTACCGGTTCCCCGACAAGGTCGTTCCGAAGAGCCTGCGCGGCACGTTCAAGGAGATGGGCGCGCTCGACGTGGAGATCGCGCGCAAGCTCGTCGAGCTGCTCGAGACCGAAGACGTCGCGATCGCCGAGCACATCCGCAACGAAGACGACAAGATCGACGCGCTGCACCTCAGCGTCTTCGACAAGGTGCTCGGCGAGACCTGGAAGGGCGAAGCCATCGACACGGTCGACGCAACGCTGGCCTCGCGGTACCACGAGCGCTTCGCCGACCACGCCGTCTCGATCTCGAAAAAGGTGCAGTACCTCGCCACGGGCGACTGGGTTCCGGTCGACTGA
- a CDS encoding sensor histidine kinase yields the protein MDSALLVPLALALGAVIGGGAVVAVITAARRGRMAAEVASTTVPDGVDQVIEALESAGVVLDPSNNVIKASPRAVTLGLVWHRTLVHPRLVELVDRVRRSGEAVTEELELSRGPLGDAALHLSVRVARLGSRFMLLLAEDRTESYRLDAVRRDFVANISHELKTPIGAIGLLGEALGHAADDPVQVRRFAEQLTKESSRLASMTQEIIELSRLQAKDALSHPEIVDLDHVITAAIDQNRVLAEAQRVTLVSGGSKGLRVWGDEAMLITAVHNLVLNAVQYSPSPSRVGIGVTAADDVIEIAVTDQGIGIPEDELDRVFERFFRVDQARSRTTGGTGLGLSIVKHVVQNHGGDVRVWSQPGRGSTFTIRLPRVLEPALPLLTKARS from the coding sequence ATGGACTCGGCACTGCTCGTGCCCCTCGCTCTCGCCCTCGGGGCCGTGATCGGGGGCGGAGCCGTCGTCGCCGTCATCACGGCCGCTCGACGGGGCCGGATGGCCGCCGAGGTCGCGTCGACCACCGTGCCCGACGGCGTCGACCAGGTGATCGAAGCCCTCGAGTCGGCCGGCGTCGTGCTCGACCCGAGCAACAACGTCATCAAGGCCTCGCCGCGCGCCGTGACCCTCGGGCTCGTATGGCACCGCACGCTCGTTCACCCGCGTCTCGTCGAGCTCGTCGATCGCGTGCGCCGCAGCGGCGAAGCCGTGACGGAAGAGCTCGAGCTGAGTCGGGGGCCGCTCGGCGATGCCGCGCTGCACCTCTCGGTGCGGGTGGCCCGGCTCGGCAGCCGCTTCATGCTGCTGCTCGCCGAGGACCGCACCGAGTCGTACCGACTCGACGCCGTGCGCCGCGACTTCGTCGCCAACATCAGCCACGAGCTCAAGACGCCGATCGGGGCGATCGGGCTGCTGGGCGAGGCGCTCGGCCACGCGGCCGATGATCCCGTGCAGGTGCGGCGCTTCGCCGAGCAGCTCACGAAAGAGTCGTCGCGGCTCGCGAGCATGACGCAAGAGATCATCGAGCTCTCGCGGCTGCAGGCGAAGGATGCCCTGTCGCATCCCGAGATCGTCGACCTCGATCACGTGATCACCGCCGCGATCGATCAGAACCGCGTGCTCGCCGAAGCCCAGCGCGTGACGCTCGTCAGCGGCGGCTCGAAGGGCCTTCGGGTCTGGGGCGACGAGGCGATGCTCATCACGGCCGTGCACAACCTCGTGCTCAACGCCGTGCAGTACTCGCCGTCGCCGTCGCGCGTCGGCATCGGTGTGACGGCGGCCGACGATGTCATCGAGATCGCCGTGACCGATCAGGGCATCGGCATTCCCGAGGACGAGCTCGATCGCGTCTTCGAGCGCTTCTTCCGTGTCGACCAGGCGCGCTCGCGCACCACGGGCGGCACCGGCCTCGGCCTCAGCATCGTCAAGCACGTGGTGCAGAACCACGGCGGCGACGTGCGCGTGTGGTCGCAGCCGGGTCGCGGGTCGACCTTCACCATCCGACTGCCGCGCGTGCTCGAGCCCGCGCTTCCCCTCCTCACGAAAGCCCGGTCATGA
- a CDS encoding endonuclease domain-containing protein codes for MTAELELAQRHAATGVIGLCESGIETLFWLRLPALRRRIRRQVLIPGVGRVDFLIGSRLVVEVDGREHHTSPDAFERDRARDAHLARLGYRVVRFSYRQIMHEWGTVAVTVSLLVAQGEHRARRGMPLASAK; via the coding sequence GTGACCGCCGAGCTCGAACTCGCCCAACGCCACGCCGCGACCGGTGTCATCGGGCTCTGCGAATCAGGCATCGAGACGCTCTTCTGGCTGCGGTTGCCCGCGCTCCGGCGGCGCATCCGTCGCCAGGTTCTCATTCCCGGTGTCGGTCGAGTCGACTTCCTGATCGGTAGCCGCCTTGTGGTCGAGGTGGATGGCCGTGAGCACCACACGAGCCCGGATGCGTTCGAGCGGGACCGCGCGCGGGATGCGCACCTGGCACGCCTCGGTTACCGGGTGGTGCGCTTCAGCTATCGGCAGATCATGCACGAGTGGGGCACCGTGGCCGTGACGGTCAGCCTCCTCGTGGCGCAGGGCGAGCACCGCGCACGACGTGGAATGCCCCTCGCCTCCGCCAAATGA
- a CDS encoding phosphoglyceromutase: MTHTLILLRHGHSVWNEKNIFTGWVDVGLTEQGKAEAARAGELIKASGLAPRVLYTSLLKRAIHTANIALEVADLDWLPVKRSWRLNERHYGALQGLNKAETLAAHGEELFMTWRRSFDTPPPPLDDDAEYSQVHDPRYVGIDGEVPRTESLKLVIDRMLPYWHSDITRDLAAGQTVLVTAHGNSLRALVKHLDGISDDAIAELNIPTGIPLVYELGDDFMPVKPAEYLDPEAAAAGAAAVAAQGKK; encoded by the coding sequence ATGACGCACACCCTGATCCTGCTTCGCCACGGCCACTCCGTCTGGAACGAGAAGAACATCTTCACGGGCTGGGTCGACGTGGGGCTCACCGAGCAGGGCAAGGCAGAAGCGGCCCGTGCCGGCGAGCTCATCAAGGCCTCGGGGCTCGCCCCCCGGGTGCTCTACACGAGCCTGCTCAAGCGCGCCATCCACACGGCGAACATCGCCCTCGAGGTGGCCGACCTCGACTGGCTGCCGGTCAAGCGCAGCTGGCGACTCAACGAGCGCCACTACGGCGCCCTGCAAGGGCTCAACAAGGCCGAGACGCTCGCGGCGCACGGCGAGGAGCTCTTCATGACGTGGCGCCGCAGCTTCGACACCCCGCCACCGCCGCTCGACGACGACGCCGAGTACAGCCAGGTGCACGACCCGCGCTACGTCGGCATCGACGGCGAGGTGCCGCGCACCGAGAGCCTCAAGCTCGTCATCGATCGCATGCTGCCCTACTGGCACAGCGACATCACGCGCGATCTCGCCGCCGGCCAGACGGTGCTCGTGACCGCCCACGGCAACTCGCTGCGGGCACTCGTCAAGCACCTCGACGGCATCTCGGACGACGCGATCGCCGAGCTCAACATCCCCACGGGCATCCCGCTCGTCTACGAGCTCGGCGACGATTTCATGCCGGTGAAGCCCGCCGAGTACCTCGACCCGGAGGCGGCTGCCGCCGGTGCCGCGGCCGTCGCCGCGCAGGGCAAGAAGTAG
- a CDS encoding class I SAM-dependent methyltransferase, translated as MAEGRITRGTTGVNRLRRMDRWLAAQPALRRASDPLIVDLGYGAAHWTSLELLERLRRVRPDARVVGIEIDPERVRAAAAFAREGLSFRLGGFEVPLDGDVRPAIIRAANVLRQYDEAEVPAAWALLRSRLQPGGLLLEGTCSEVGRVASWVALDPSGPVSLTLALHLASLDELGGPSVVAERLPKALIHRNVPGEPVHALLRDLDAQWARQAPLSTFSPRQRFIAAVRGLREAGWPVLDGPSRWRLGELTVPWSAVAPLP; from the coding sequence ATGGCAGAGGGGCGCATCACGCGGGGCACGACGGGCGTCAACCGTCTGCGGCGCATGGACCGCTGGCTCGCGGCGCAGCCCGCCCTGCGCCGCGCATCCGACCCCCTCATCGTCGACCTCGGGTACGGGGCCGCGCACTGGACCTCGCTCGAGCTGCTCGAACGGCTTCGCCGGGTGCGGCCGGACGCCCGGGTCGTCGGCATCGAGATCGACCCCGAGCGCGTGCGGGCGGCGGCCGCGTTCGCGCGCGAGGGGCTGAGCTTCCGGCTGGGCGGCTTCGAGGTGCCGCTCGACGGGGATGTCCGGCCCGCGATCATCCGCGCCGCGAACGTGCTGCGGCAGTACGACGAGGCTGAGGTGCCCGCGGCCTGGGCGCTGCTGCGCTCGCGCCTGCAGCCGGGCGGGCTGCTGCTCGAGGGCACGTGCAGCGAGGTCGGCCGCGTGGCGAGCTGGGTCGCGCTCGACCCGTCGGGGCCCGTCTCGCTCACGCTCGCGCTGCACCTCGCGTCGCTCGACGAGCTCGGCGGGCCCTCGGTCGTGGCCGAGCGGCTGCCGAAAGCGCTCATCCACCGCAACGTGCCGGGCGAGCCGGTGCACGCGCTGCTGCGCGACCTTGACGCCCAGTGGGCGCGGCAGGCCCCGCTGTCGACCTTCTCGCCCCGGCAGCGCTTCATCGCCGCGGTGCGCGGGCTGCGCGAGGCCGGGTGGCCCGTGCTCGACGGCCCCTCCCGCTGGCGGCTCGGCGAGCTCACCGTGCCCTGGTCCGCAGTCGCGCCGCTGCCCTGA